A genomic segment from Polyangium mundeleinium encodes:
- a CDS encoding c-type cytochrome — MRWMSFLAGATLLSGLLCACEPETEIVEGSAEDHGKALFSDPTITETSANAFSCATCHPTSKPSADGPILPGAPLAGVTRRASYWGGMELELLRSMNHCLYYYMLSSKSWSAEDERARALFAFLDALPAGPADEEAWPFTVPVQVSAPPPGDATAGASVYTRACKSCHGAVKTGDGRLVARAPILPDQTLAEHPLGTYTAEQRRLVFVQKTRHGGFLGYGGQMPPFSLEVLSDEQMGDLLTYMGVP; from the coding sequence ATGCGATGGATGTCTTTTCTGGCCGGAGCCACGCTCCTTTCGGGGCTCCTTTGCGCGTGTGAACCGGAGACCGAGATCGTGGAGGGCTCGGCCGAGGACCACGGCAAGGCGCTCTTTTCGGACCCGACGATCACGGAGACGAGCGCGAATGCGTTCTCCTGCGCGACGTGCCATCCGACGTCGAAGCCGTCCGCGGACGGGCCCATCCTTCCCGGCGCGCCGCTCGCGGGTGTGACGCGGCGGGCCTCGTACTGGGGCGGAATGGAGCTCGAGCTGCTCCGGTCGATGAACCATTGCCTCTACTATTACATGCTGTCGAGCAAATCCTGGTCGGCCGAGGACGAGCGGGCCCGCGCGCTCTTCGCGTTCCTCGACGCGCTGCCCGCGGGGCCCGCGGACGAGGAAGCCTGGCCGTTCACGGTGCCCGTGCAGGTGTCGGCGCCGCCCCCGGGTGACGCGACCGCGGGCGCGAGCGTCTATACGCGCGCCTGCAAGAGCTGCCACGGCGCCGTGAAGACGGGCGACGGCCGCCTCGTGGCGCGCGCGCCGATCCTGCCGGACCAGACGCTCGCCGAGCACCCGCTCGGCACGTACACGGCCGAGCAACGCCGGCTCGTTTTCGTGCAGAAGACGCGGCACGGCGGGTTTCTGGGGTATGGCGGGCAGATGCCGCCGTTTTCGCTGGAGGTACTTTCCGACGAGCAGATGGGTGATCTGCTCACCTACATGGGCGTGCCTTAG
- a CDS encoding myxococcus cysteine-rich repeat containing protein — MSLQKWWFFASIAAAALGGGCAVEIRDYGGSGTGGQAGAGGQGGQGGQGGQPGCVDPAEGCPCAADGTCNPGLACKEGTCIDAFPHCGNGSIDDGETCDDGNKVDEDGCSSTCQIEAVCLVNHIGGDPSVVSSIRVDQDGTMTLADLRVLDGSHTIGLWPFRQRAAARCGRRVYFTLQTSDSIEAVEVTPTGKLLPVAFTKSIPDVAGLLCDEKNNVLFVMSHTDTIDVRAYSIAPSGELVDVDHKTLIFPVGSLDTVAFTMHPQQPAFYVFGGSTSGINPAENKIVGAFVRYAADGKMTVDQPSVTADTGQGFFHTTFLSTDGKFMGFSGYSGGGFANYELAETGNIPTGMSPVYSGSGFSNGYDAIALDGELFYHSHSDANVSACRFTPGEKATCLTATPATGGLNRLYLAYGGKMLIAASGYGGAIDTFVLGDDKTAPKKLATFPLDKTESFHASALLPCFRAP, encoded by the coding sequence ATGAGCTTGCAGAAATGGTGGTTCTTTGCGTCGATTGCCGCGGCCGCCCTGGGCGGGGGGTGTGCAGTGGAGATCCGCGATTACGGAGGTTCGGGCACCGGAGGACAGGCCGGCGCGGGCGGGCAAGGCGGCCAGGGGGGCCAGGGAGGCCAGCCCGGCTGCGTGGATCCCGCGGAAGGCTGCCCCTGCGCGGCGGACGGCACGTGCAATCCCGGGCTCGCCTGCAAGGAGGGCACCTGTATCGATGCCTTCCCCCATTGTGGCAACGGCAGCATCGACGACGGAGAGACCTGCGACGACGGCAACAAGGTCGACGAAGACGGCTGCAGCTCCACCTGCCAGATCGAGGCCGTTTGTCTCGTCAACCACATCGGCGGCGATCCCTCGGTCGTGAGCTCGATTCGCGTCGACCAGGACGGCACCATGACGCTCGCCGATCTGCGTGTCCTCGACGGGTCCCATACCATCGGCCTCTGGCCCTTCCGCCAGCGGGCCGCGGCGCGATGCGGCCGCCGCGTCTATTTCACCCTCCAGACGAGTGATTCCATCGAGGCCGTGGAGGTCACGCCCACGGGCAAGCTCCTCCCCGTCGCGTTCACGAAGAGCATCCCCGACGTGGCTGGGCTCCTCTGCGACGAGAAAAACAACGTCCTCTTCGTCATGAGCCACACGGACACGATCGATGTCCGTGCGTATTCGATCGCCCCGAGCGGCGAGCTCGTCGACGTGGACCACAAGACGCTCATTTTCCCCGTGGGCTCGCTCGATACCGTCGCCTTCACGATGCACCCGCAACAACCTGCGTTTTACGTGTTCGGCGGCTCCACCAGCGGCATCAACCCGGCCGAGAACAAGATCGTGGGGGCCTTCGTTCGATATGCCGCCGATGGCAAGATGACCGTGGATCAGCCCTCCGTCACGGCCGACACGGGCCAAGGCTTCTTCCACACGACCTTCCTCTCGACCGATGGCAAGTTCATGGGTTTTTCCGGATACAGTGGCGGCGGGTTCGCGAATTACGAGCTCGCCGAGACGGGGAACATCCCCACCGGCATGTCGCCCGTCTACAGCGGCTCCGGGTTCTCGAATGGATACGACGCGATCGCGCTGGACGGCGAGCTCTTCTACCATTCCCACAGCGATGCGAACGTGAGCGCGTGTCGATTCACGCCGGGCGAGAAAGCGACTTGCCTCACGGCCACCCCCGCCACCGGGGGCCTGAACCGCCTCTACCTCGCCTATGGCGGGAAGATGCTCATCGCGGCGAGCGGTTATGGCGGCGCCATCGACACCTTCGTCCTCGGAGACGACAAAACCGCCCCCAAGAAGCTCGCGACGTTCCCCCTCGACAAGACCGAGAGCTTCCACGCGAGCGCGCTCCTTCCCTGCTTCCGCGCGCCCTGA
- a CDS encoding peptidylprolyl isomerase, with amino-acid sequence MRKAGKGGLVLLAASLFVACGGAAPEPVTPAEKAPEKAAEAPKPEASGDAAAAGVDAEKAEQCIATANAKRAKFSGEPPKVTVRHILVRFKGTKNADASIKRTREEACLRAMEARDKLREGADFDEMVKEYSEEPGAASRGGSVGEIERSMVVKPFADAAFDLAVNQMSDVVETEFGFHLIFRSE; translated from the coding sequence ATGAGGAAGGCAGGAAAAGGCGGTCTCGTGCTCCTCGCCGCGTCGCTCTTCGTGGCGTGCGGCGGCGCAGCCCCGGAGCCCGTGACGCCCGCGGAAAAGGCGCCCGAGAAGGCCGCCGAGGCGCCGAAGCCCGAGGCGAGCGGGGACGCGGCGGCGGCTGGGGTGGACGCGGAGAAGGCCGAGCAATGTATTGCTACGGCGAACGCGAAGCGCGCGAAGTTCAGCGGCGAGCCGCCGAAGGTGACGGTCAGGCACATCCTCGTGAGATTCAAGGGCACGAAGAACGCGGACGCGTCGATCAAGCGCACGCGCGAGGAGGCGTGTCTGCGCGCGATGGAGGCGCGCGACAAGCTGCGCGAGGGCGCGGATTTCGACGAGATGGTGAAGGAGTACAGCGAGGAGCCCGGCGCGGCGTCGCGCGGCGGCTCCGTGGGGGAGATCGAGCGCTCCATGGTGGTCAAGCCGTTCGCGGACGCGGCGTTCGACCTCGCTGTCAACCAGATGAGCGACGTCGTGGAGACCGAGTTCGGCTTCCACTTGATCTTCCGGTCGGAGTGA
- a CDS encoding glutathione S-transferase family protein: protein MKVYGHPASTCTRKLLCALAEKGVDYEFVLVDIMKGDQKSAEHLARHPFGVVPVLDDDGFVLYESRAILRYLNAKLGGLAPTDAKDLGIMEQWISVEQSYFSPPAMKAILEIFFSPMKGTTPDQDVIAKGKAEAAKALDVLDRALVGKEFLAGSFSIAEITYAPYFQYLFDTGLGDIVKERPNVAAWWSRISERPSWQKAIGKAR, encoded by the coding sequence ATGAAGGTCTACGGTCATCCGGCGAGCACGTGTACGCGCAAGCTCCTTTGCGCTCTGGCGGAGAAGGGCGTGGATTACGAGTTCGTGCTCGTCGACATCATGAAGGGCGACCAGAAGAGCGCCGAGCACCTCGCTCGTCATCCCTTCGGCGTCGTGCCCGTCCTCGACGACGACGGCTTCGTGCTCTACGAGTCGCGCGCGATCCTGCGGTACCTCAACGCGAAGCTCGGCGGCCTGGCCCCGACGGACGCGAAGGACCTCGGGATCATGGAGCAGTGGATCAGCGTCGAGCAGTCGTACTTCAGCCCGCCCGCGATGAAGGCGATCCTCGAGATCTTCTTCTCGCCGATGAAGGGCACGACGCCCGACCAGGACGTCATCGCGAAGGGCAAAGCGGAGGCGGCGAAGGCCCTCGACGTGCTCGACCGCGCGCTCGTCGGCAAGGAGTTCCTCGCCGGCTCGTTCTCGATCGCGGAGATCACCTACGCGCCGTACTTCCAATACCTCTTCGACACGGGCCTCGGCGACATCGTCAAGGAGCGCCCGAACGTCGCGGCGTGGTGGAGCCGCATCAGCGAGCGCCCGTCCTGGCAGAAGGCGATCGGCAAGGCCCGCTGA
- a CDS encoding NAD(P)/FAD-dependent oxidoreductase, producing MHDVVVLGGGPAGLAAAIALGARGRSVVVLERGRLGRTRVGETFGPEIEPLLATLGVLAAFRAEACVPFRGVRSAWGSAEITARSSIVDPFGEGFHVDRARFDAMLAGAAARNGVVLREETGVPTIEEDAGGFRVLSREGDEFPCRFLVDASGRGAPAGAMGSNARRWVACDRAIAIVGRMKVPAGRGVEPELLLETAEAGWWYVAPQPGQTLLFVLLTDADLGATTPRAEPNERFLQALERTLHVRALAEGCILEEPPRVVRADTGMLLPGRGARWCAVGDALVSGDPLAGDGVSRGFRSAIEAAADIDRALAEGAEALPSPATDPAVFLAGHLDRRARYYSMEPRFSEALFWKRRQAIDWQTEAITLDPRAMLHWDGREPDLHVIAPVESLLPPKALASVLDFLRSPQPAHEALAALRAAAPLGDRRLLVGLEGLVDLGIVVPTG from the coding sequence ATGCACGATGTGGTGGTGCTCGGCGGTGGGCCGGCAGGGCTCGCCGCCGCGATTGCGCTCGGCGCGCGGGGCCGGAGCGTCGTCGTCCTCGAACGGGGGCGGCTCGGGCGGACACGCGTGGGCGAGACGTTCGGGCCCGAAATCGAGCCGCTCCTCGCCACGCTCGGGGTCTTGGCCGCGTTTCGGGCCGAGGCGTGCGTGCCTTTCCGAGGCGTGCGTTCGGCCTGGGGCTCGGCGGAGATCACGGCGCGCTCGTCGATCGTCGATCCGTTCGGCGAAGGGTTTCACGTGGACCGCGCGCGTTTCGACGCCATGCTCGCGGGCGCCGCGGCGCGAAATGGCGTCGTGCTCCGGGAAGAGACGGGCGTCCCGACGATCGAGGAAGACGCGGGGGGCTTTCGTGTGCTCTCGCGCGAGGGGGACGAATTTCCGTGCAGGTTCCTCGTGGACGCGAGCGGCCGCGGCGCGCCCGCGGGCGCGATGGGATCGAACGCGCGGCGCTGGGTCGCCTGCGATCGAGCCATTGCGATCGTCGGGCGGATGAAGGTGCCCGCGGGCCGGGGCGTGGAGCCCGAACTGCTGCTCGAAACGGCGGAGGCGGGGTGGTGGTACGTCGCGCCGCAGCCGGGACAAACGCTGCTCTTCGTCTTGCTCACGGATGCGGATCTCGGGGCCACGACGCCGCGCGCGGAGCCGAACGAACGATTTCTCCAGGCGCTCGAGCGGACGCTTCACGTGCGGGCGCTCGCCGAAGGATGCATTCTGGAGGAGCCGCCGCGCGTGGTGCGGGCCGACACGGGAATGCTCCTGCCGGGCCGGGGGGCGCGGTGGTGCGCGGTGGGGGATGCGCTGGTTTCCGGGGATCCGCTGGCCGGGGACGGCGTTTCGCGGGGGTTTCGTTCGGCGATCGAGGCGGCGGCGGACATCGATCGGGCGCTCGCGGAAGGGGCCGAGGCGTTGCCCTCTCCGGCCACGGATCCAGCGGTGTTTCTCGCGGGGCACCTGGATCGGCGCGCGCGTTATTACAGCATGGAGCCGCGTTTCTCCGAGGCGCTCTTCTGGAAGCGGCGCCAGGCGATCGATTGGCAAACCGAAGCGATCACGCTGGATCCGCGGGCGATGTTGCACTGGGACGGGCGCGAGCCTGACCTGCACGTGATCGCGCCGGTCGAGTCGCTCCTGCCGCCGAAGGCGCTCGCCTCCGTGCTCGATTTCCTGCGGAGTCCGCAGCCCGCGCACGAGGCGCTCGCCGCGCTTCGGGCTGCGGCGCCGCTCGGAGATCGTCGCCTGCTCGTGGGGCTCGAAGGGCTCGTTGACCTGGGAATCGTGGTTCCTACAGGATGA
- a CDS encoding methyltransferase: MPTYTGDATYDLVLSIALGFALFVAVAAWFVPSPYGRFASPRFGVALDPRLGWFLMELPATLSFLYFYTRGPNRGALVPLVFLGMWLLHYGNRGFYFPLSMRVPKGQRSSFGLLVVGTGVLVTTMHGYLHADFIARLGPHYSPEWLHDPRFLVGFAIYYISFGFTLHSDSILRNLRTREEVQSGERVYRIPRGGLFRWVTNPSYLAELTGWAGFALCTWSLAGVFIFAISAANLVPRAFATHAWYREKFPDYPPERRALVPFIL, from the coding sequence GTGCCCACGTACACCGGCGACGCCACCTACGACCTCGTCCTCTCGATCGCGCTCGGGTTTGCCCTGTTCGTCGCGGTCGCCGCGTGGTTCGTCCCCTCGCCCTATGGCCGCTTCGCGAGCCCGCGCTTCGGCGTCGCGCTCGACCCGCGCCTCGGCTGGTTCCTCATGGAGCTGCCCGCGACGCTCTCGTTCCTCTACTTCTACACCCGCGGCCCGAACCGCGGCGCGCTCGTCCCGCTCGTCTTCCTCGGGATGTGGCTCCTCCATTACGGCAACCGCGGCTTTTATTTTCCGCTCTCGATGCGCGTCCCAAAGGGCCAGCGCTCCTCGTTCGGGCTCCTCGTCGTGGGCACGGGCGTCCTCGTCACCACGATGCACGGCTACCTCCACGCCGACTTCATCGCGCGCCTCGGCCCCCATTACAGCCCCGAATGGCTCCACGATCCGCGGTTCCTCGTGGGTTTCGCGATCTATTACATTTCGTTCGGCTTCACCTTGCACTCGGACTCGATCCTGCGGAATCTGCGCACCCGCGAGGAGGTCCAGAGCGGCGAACGGGTCTACCGCATCCCGCGTGGTGGCCTCTTCCGGTGGGTCACGAACCCGAGTTACCTGGCCGAGCTCACGGGCTGGGCCGGGTTTGCCCTTTGCACGTGGTCGCTCGCCGGCGTCTTCATCTTCGCCATCAGCGCGGCGAACCTCGTGCCGCGCGCGTTCGCCACGCACGCCTGGTACCGCGAAAAATTCCCCGATTACCCGCCCGAGCGGCGCGCCCTGGTCCCGTTCATCCTGTAG
- a CDS encoding alpha-amylase family glycosyl hydrolase: MPRQDPTTPLPRDPASPRDLRPVHLRARGAFPGAKPGAPVELLGEVCDWQTGIPLASTPASKPDERIAEATLDLPVGMYSYKLRAGGSWSLDLDNPRTRSRDRIRNSVLSVGGAPEPLLFAPAPPFVVRAPEGDHCIVTAGLRRGHGASLHLLWESGDERGTLEMTRAAEEDEHVFFRAELPVPARPTRIRFDPGPNEAFSLVPAPADDLPAWWKNAVLYTIFVDRFAPRPGASWGHDPGRDRPAGGHLDGIRLALPRLADLGVTVLYLTPTILAASCHRYDLVDPLQIDPALGGEPAFERLAAEARARGIRIFVDLAFSHAGRGFPPYEDVRAQGLDSPFAAWFHWTTPSRGAPKLRHYGRRKDAPLLNLDHPEVRALVLSATSRWAKRGASGLRLDMAAEVPHDLAVSIRDTFRREIPDAVVLGELVPAHAHRWTSRGALDCATDFGFHDVLVDFLAKRAIPAELAAQRLALLDLDRGAPGARSLRFVSTHDHPRFTSIARKHGGPTRSGLLGLFVLLAWPGVPSLLYGEEYDLFAETPVAEPEDVWPDRMPLPLRPDSAGERAFSIVRSLLALRASRPALGRGALEILFAEGGLFIFRRAHEGEILDVAVNVAAPVDVDLEDDEFPSTSLLFALGEARLSGQTLTLATDAAALVLRAR, from the coding sequence GTGCCGCGACAAGACCCGACCACACCCCTCCCGCGTGATCCCGCCTCGCCGCGTGATCTCCGTCCCGTCCACCTGCGCGCGCGTGGCGCCTTCCCCGGCGCGAAGCCCGGCGCGCCCGTCGAGCTGCTCGGCGAGGTCTGCGACTGGCAAACGGGGATCCCGCTCGCGTCGACGCCGGCCTCGAAGCCCGACGAACGAATCGCCGAAGCCACGCTCGATCTCCCCGTCGGCATGTATTCGTACAAGCTCCGCGCGGGCGGTTCCTGGTCGCTCGACCTCGACAATCCGCGGACGCGCTCGCGGGATCGAATTCGGAACAGCGTCCTCTCCGTCGGAGGCGCGCCCGAGCCGCTGCTCTTTGCCCCCGCGCCGCCCTTCGTCGTGCGAGCGCCCGAGGGAGATCATTGCATCGTCACGGCCGGCCTGCGCCGCGGCCACGGCGCGTCGTTGCACCTCCTATGGGAATCCGGCGACGAACGCGGCACGCTCGAAATGACCCGCGCCGCCGAGGAGGACGAGCACGTCTTCTTCCGCGCCGAGCTTCCAGTCCCCGCGAGGCCCACCCGCATCCGCTTCGATCCCGGCCCGAACGAGGCCTTTTCCCTCGTGCCCGCGCCCGCCGACGATCTCCCCGCCTGGTGGAAAAACGCCGTCCTGTACACGATCTTCGTCGATCGTTTCGCCCCGCGCCCCGGCGCCTCCTGGGGCCACGATCCCGGCCGCGATCGTCCTGCCGGCGGCCACCTCGACGGCATTCGCCTGGCATTGCCGCGCCTCGCCGACCTCGGCGTCACCGTCCTTTACCTCACCCCCACGATCCTCGCGGCTTCCTGCCATCGTTACGACCTCGTCGATCCCCTCCAGATCGACCCGGCCCTCGGCGGCGAACCCGCCTTCGAACGCCTCGCCGCGGAGGCCCGCGCCCGCGGGATCCGCATCTTCGTCGACCTCGCTTTCTCGCACGCCGGCCGCGGCTTTCCGCCCTACGAGGACGTCCGCGCCCAAGGCCTCGACTCCCCGTTCGCCGCCTGGTTTCACTGGACAACCCCGTCCCGCGGCGCGCCCAAGCTCCGCCATTACGGCCGGCGCAAGGACGCTCCTTTGCTGAACCTCGATCATCCCGAGGTTCGGGCCCTCGTCCTTTCCGCCACGTCCCGCTGGGCGAAACGCGGCGCCTCCGGCCTGCGCCTCGACATGGCCGCCGAGGTCCCACACGACCTCGCCGTCTCCATTCGCGACACCTTCCGCCGCGAAATCCCCGACGCCGTCGTCCTCGGCGAGCTCGTCCCGGCCCACGCCCACCGCTGGACGAGCCGCGGCGCCCTCGATTGTGCCACCGATTTCGGCTTCCACGACGTCCTCGTCGATTTCCTCGCCAAACGCGCCATCCCTGCCGAGCTCGCGGCCCAGCGACTTGCCCTCCTCGACCTCGATCGAGGCGCGCCCGGCGCCCGCTCGCTTCGGTTTGTCTCAACACACGACCACCCCCGCTTCACCAGCATCGCCCGCAAGCACGGCGGCCCTACCCGCTCGGGCCTCCTCGGCCTCTTCGTCCTCCTCGCGTGGCCCGGCGTCCCTTCGCTTCTTTATGGCGAGGAGTACGACCTCTTCGCCGAGACCCCCGTCGCCGAGCCCGAGGACGTCTGGCCCGATCGAATGCCGCTCCCGCTCCGCCCGGATTCCGCCGGTGAACGCGCGTTTTCAATCGTCCGCTCCCTCCTCGCCCTCCGCGCATCTCGCCCCGCGCTCGGCCGCGGCGCCCTCGAAATCCTTTTCGCCGAGGGCGGCCTCTTCATCTTTCGCCGCGCCCACGAGGGCGAGATCCTCGACGTCGCCGTCAATGTCGCCGCCCCCGTCGACGTCGATCTCGAGGACGACGAATTCCCCTCCACATCCCTGCTCTTCGCGCTCGGCGAGGCCCGGCTCTCGGGCCAGACGCTCACGCTCGCCACGGACGCGGCGGCGCTCGTCCTTCGCGCCCGCTGA
- a CDS encoding YncE family protein yields MTAFHLRALAGAALLTALPACGEAPVEHRYDPYTGDAFPDRREPVAVPPGGLGLITDSLSDTISLLDLGTGEKVGHVPVGRDPVGLDGPHHVAVDKAGGFVYIGLSYPVVATGGPHASHGGSIQPGYVQKLSLTDFRILGQVRVDANPGDIVASDDGRRVVVSHFDLQRAIKNAGNLDKARATIALLAPEVVLPTGSVDPPRITTCIAPHGMVLSRPDGARAYVACYGEDVVAVVDLNKREVIDRIPVDASGSAIGDPKYGPYSVVLSPDGKTLALGNTVSKDVRFFDVEANTMDPDRQIDTLGAPFFPVFSEDGKRLWIPTQSPDALVLWDLESDQEITRRDFTASECKWPHVADRLDDTRLVLICEGDHVTAGKALVLDAATLATQSEAVVGVYPDAIARIPGAAP; encoded by the coding sequence ATGACCGCCTTTCATCTTCGCGCCCTCGCCGGCGCCGCCCTGCTGACCGCCCTGCCTGCATGCGGGGAAGCCCCCGTCGAGCATCGCTACGACCCCTACACGGGCGACGCATTCCCCGATCGACGCGAGCCCGTCGCCGTCCCTCCGGGCGGACTCGGACTCATCACGGACAGCCTCTCGGACACCATCTCGCTCCTCGACCTCGGCACGGGCGAGAAAGTCGGGCATGTCCCGGTCGGCCGCGACCCGGTCGGCCTCGACGGCCCGCACCATGTCGCCGTAGATAAAGCCGGCGGCTTCGTCTACATCGGCCTGTCCTATCCCGTCGTCGCGACCGGCGGCCCGCACGCCTCGCACGGCGGCAGCATTCAGCCCGGCTACGTGCAAAAGCTCTCGCTCACGGATTTCCGCATCCTCGGCCAGGTCCGCGTCGACGCGAATCCCGGCGACATCGTGGCCTCGGACGACGGCCGTCGCGTCGTCGTCTCCCATTTCGATCTCCAGCGTGCGATCAAAAATGCGGGAAACCTCGACAAGGCCCGCGCCACGATCGCGCTGCTCGCCCCGGAGGTCGTCCTCCCCACCGGCTCGGTCGATCCGCCGCGGATCACCACCTGCATCGCGCCGCACGGCATGGTCCTCTCGCGGCCCGACGGCGCCCGCGCGTATGTCGCCTGTTATGGGGAAGACGTCGTCGCCGTGGTCGACCTCAACAAACGCGAGGTGATCGATCGAATCCCTGTCGACGCCTCCGGCAGCGCGATCGGCGATCCGAAATACGGCCCCTACTCGGTCGTCCTCTCCCCCGATGGAAAAACCCTGGCGCTCGGCAACACGGTCTCGAAGGACGTGCGTTTCTTCGACGTCGAGGCGAATACGATGGACCCGGACCGCCAGATCGACACGCTCGGCGCGCCGTTCTTCCCGGTCTTCTCCGAGGACGGAAAGCGCCTCTGGATCCCCACGCAATCGCCGGACGCGCTCGTCCTGTGGGACCTCGAAAGCGACCAGGAGATCACCCGCCGCGATTTCACAGCCAGCGAATGCAAATGGCCCCACGTCGCCGATCGGCTCGACGACACGCGGCTCGTCCTCATCTGCGAGGGTGATCACGTGACGGCAGGCAAGGCCCTCGTGCTCGACGCCGCGACGCTCGCGACGCAGAGCGAGGCTGTCGTCGGCGTCTATCCCGACGCCATTGCGCGCATCCCAGGCGCGGCGCCCTAA
- a CDS encoding PHP domain-containing protein yields MLLPTDLHGHTLFSDGRATPEAYVDFRREIGMRVIAVADHDVLAAVPRAARAAADAGLMFLPALEVTSFLHFGTDRSEQFHVLAYFPARFSLLPLLRQTALFRRGERVQAKWKAFVLAWMEGISAEERRAIDPAGEFEALAPGDFPALQSMLDRIASRTTLFPAFRDHHVRFWEEDRELFGWTPEEAIECIRQDGALDVVAHPGRYRDKERTRAVLLRASGIEVYTSRHKAEVAESFRAFAEEHKKCWTASSDDHQNARYVKPAAGTPVSTIERILGRALPIEAILSA; encoded by the coding sequence ATGCTCCTCCCGACGGATCTGCACGGGCATACGCTTTTCTCGGACGGCCGCGCGACGCCGGAGGCGTACGTGGATTTCCGTCGCGAGATCGGGATGCGCGTGATCGCCGTGGCAGATCACGACGTGCTCGCCGCCGTGCCGCGCGCCGCGCGGGCGGCGGCGGACGCGGGGCTCATGTTCTTGCCGGCCCTGGAAGTGACGTCGTTTTTGCATTTCGGGACGGACCGGTCCGAGCAGTTCCACGTGCTCGCGTATTTTCCGGCGCGCTTTTCACTGCTGCCGCTCCTCCGGCAAACGGCGCTGTTCCGGCGCGGCGAGCGCGTGCAGGCGAAATGGAAGGCGTTCGTGCTCGCCTGGATGGAGGGGATCTCGGCGGAGGAACGGCGCGCGATCGATCCGGCAGGTGAATTCGAGGCGCTCGCGCCGGGAGATTTTCCGGCGCTGCAATCGATGCTGGACCGCATCGCCTCCCGGACGACGTTGTTTCCGGCGTTCCGTGATCATCACGTGCGGTTTTGGGAGGAGGATCGGGAGCTCTTCGGCTGGACGCCGGAGGAGGCGATCGAATGCATTCGGCAGGACGGCGCGCTCGACGTGGTGGCCCACCCGGGCCGGTACCGCGACAAGGAGAGGACACGCGCGGTCCTGCTGCGGGCGAGCGGGATCGAGGTTTATACGTCGCGCCACAAAGCAGAGGTGGCCGAGTCGTTCCGCGCGTTCGCGGAGGAGCACAAGAAATGCTGGACGGCATCGTCGGACGATCACCAGAATGCACGGTACGTGAAGCCCGCCGCGGGGACGCCGGTCTCGACGATCGAGCGGATCCTGGGGCGAGCGCTGCCGATCGAGGCGATTCTCTCGGCCTGA